One genomic window of Biomphalaria glabrata chromosome 9, xgBioGlab47.1, whole genome shotgun sequence includes the following:
- the LOC129928397 gene encoding uncharacterized protein LOC129928397, which produces MASGTRSKADSDMKQKIAELRELAAVIYDDEAKQKEYVRAELEKEKKREHEIAMEREKREAEREDYAALKQALLVQFELTAEAYQKKFRTSRLERRETYGNLCDRLDKYLKRWHTLSELPETLDGLMSLILAEQLLECLPNEVKIFVREQQAATPADIASAADRYATARKHIKDIKSKTSASDKPEDQPTSSNKHAPSSQPSPCTKPHHQKAPIQRPATPTSYDRRSHPPRHGQTNNHHRDRNSTSDHRPNRQQQAPRTVSAMTELPEPSLHNQPSPLVEEEEDYYVISALTVAPEHTACGLTQPIPPHPTVSPPGVETILINGSPVQALFDSGCEVSSVISKALVDPSDLTGGSVTVQSLDRGIPPKVYPIARVHVECKYVHGTIDAVVMDSPVYDFVLGSRYIPLGVVNKPYFSLPVGRMTRQKGGSNQPVGSPGRHSNKPFTGSSAKLKPLHPGTDTARKSRGKRNTYTRESSCNSRSSAIKPLMPGTDPARKAQRKVNFHSRESGPHHGSTHTIRPLFPDIDRVWKIRGKPINRTHEETPHYGFRDKPRPTYAHWALRHNTYPTDWSAPRRRCTQSYQPGLFPQVSRIAPSTWQSACGQNIGDSGPLGRTPLWTLATS; this is translated from the exons ATGGCAAGTGGCACACGCTCtaaagcggactctgacatgaaacaaaaaatagctgAACTCAGAGAACTCGCGGCCGTCATATATGACGATGAGGCAAAGCAGAAAGAATATGTGAGGGCAGAATTGGAGAAGGAGAAGAAAAGGGAACATGAAATAGCtatggaaagagagaaaagggaaGCTGAA CGAGAAGACTACGcagccctcaaacaggcgctactcgtccaaTTCGAGCTGACTGCCGAGGCTTACCAAAAGAAATTCAGGACATCCCGCCTAGAGCGCCGAGAGACCTACGGTAATCTCTGCGACAGGTTGGACAAATACCTGAAGAGGTGGCACACTCTTAGCGAACTGCCAGAGACCTTGGACGGCCTAATGAGCCTCATACTCGCAGAGCAGTTGCTAGAGTGCCTGCCGAACGAAGTCAAAATCTTTGTAAGGGAGCAGCAAGCCGCTACACCAGCCGACATAGCTTCAGCTGCAGACCGGTACGCGACCGCCCGCAAACATATTAAAGACATCAAAAGCAAGACCTCAGCCTCGGACAAACCAGAGGACCAGCCCACTTCTTCCAACAAACATGCTCCTTCTAGCCAACCCTCTCCTTGCACTAAACCTCATCACCAAAAAGCACCAATCCAACGACCAGCCACGCCTACTAGCTACGACAGACGAAGCCACCCGCCTCGACATGGCCAGACCAATAACCATCACCGTGACCGGAACAGCACGAGTGATCACAGGCCCAATCGACAGCAGCAGGCTCCACGTACTGTGTCAGCCATGACTGAGCTCCCCGAACCCTCTTTGCATAATCAGCCATCGCCTCTTGTTGAGGAAGAGGAGGACTATTACGTCATATCAGCGCTGACCGTGGCCCCTGAACACACTGCTTGTGGCCTTACCCAACCGATACCGCCTCACCCCACCGTATCACCTCCTGGGGTAGAGACTATTCTGATTAACGGATCTCCTGTCCAGGCACTATTCGATTCCGGATGTGAGGTGAGCTCTGTCATCAGCAAAGCACTGGTcgacccatcggatctcactggtggatcAGTGACGGTCCAATCTCTAGACCGTGGCATTCCTCCGAAGGTGTATCCTATCGCTCGGGTCCACGTAGAATGCAagtacgtacatggcaccattgatgCAGTAGTCATGGACTCGCCAGTGTACGACTTCGTTCTAGGCTCCAGGTACATACCTCTAGGAGTTGTCAATAaaccatacttctctctgcctgTCGGTAGAATGACAAGGCAGAAAGGTGGCAGCAACCAgccggttggaagccctggtcgccactcTAACAAACCCTTTACTGGCTCCTCAGCCAAGCTCAAGCCGCTCCACCCAGGCACTGACACTgccaggaagtcacgaggtaagcgaaATACCTACACTCGTGAGAGTTCTTGTAACTCCCGCTCTTCAGCTATCAAACCACTAATGCCTGGCACTGATCCTGCCAGGAAGGCACAGAGGAAAGTGAACTTTCACTCTCGCGAAAGTGGGCCTCATCACGGCTCCACCCACACTAtaaggccactcttccctgacattgaccgTGTCTGGAAAATTAGAGGTAAGCCGATCAATCGCACTCACGAAGAAACGCCTCACTATGGCTTTAGAGATAAGCCCCGTCCAACGTACGCGCATTGGGCACTCCGCCATAACACTTATCCCACTGACTGGTCTGCCCCAAGAAGGAGATGTACCCAATCCTATCAACCCGGCCTATTTCCCCAGGTTTCCAGAATTGCCCCTTCCACGTGGCAATCCGCCTGCGGACAGAACATAGGCGACAGCGGACCCTTAGGACGGACACCCCTCTGGACCTTGGCAACTTCTTAA